From one Bradyrhizobium sp. Ash2021 genomic stretch:
- a CDS encoding FAD-dependent oxidoreductase, whose product MLDLAIVGGGPGGLMSAWYLKKKLGDLCRITIYEASDRVGGKIVTRKFDSAPAMYEAGVAEIYDYSMTGPDPLRELIQHFGLQTIPMDAEQVQFDGELLNDVPGMRRKYGARTADAIEAFRKRCANMVSPIEYYEGVGAHDNEHPWAYMTCEQLLDKEVDDPIAKRFFKVMARSDLATESHNTNGLNALKNFVMDVDGYIGLYSIQNGNEQLIDCLKSEVEADIQLNHRVLKVGKTEGGRYQLNMMNGKGPETRDFDLVVMCLPHSWLATMRWDGEELRKSMVKHVAYFDRPAHYLRVSILFDEPFWGEKIPGAWFMSEAFGGCCVYNEGARHDVGKHGVLNWLIAGSDALAFANLSDQELIDAALKSLPASLGDAREHFVEGKTHRWLSSVNALPGGLPARDIMTNHRPEPKAHPGLVVVGDYLFDSTLNGLLDSSDAATDIIVTEMMRLRRARSQDGKLLSDKIDRGYFENYRGLGPYSEVWSQFTDPAYLTDLIKIVWNRAKGYKLLVAGSASGELVGALRERGIDAWGIENNRAIHARTPKALKKFNKLGSIVDLPFKDGEFDFVFETSLCHVAEKQVVRAVRELNRVMKTGLVFGSVTSDMAPGLIDRYDLLRGVKKLGTWWEWSELFFGNGFDLSMHRRDTTDALWAATLAANKGPGHWYADSDSLRYSFFDKVESDE is encoded by the coding sequence ATGCTTGATCTTGCAATCGTAGGCGGCGGCCCCGGGGGGCTGATGAGCGCCTGGTATTTGAAAAAGAAGCTCGGCGACCTCTGCCGTATCACGATCTACGAGGCGTCCGACCGCGTCGGCGGCAAGATCGTCACGCGCAAATTCGATTCCGCGCCCGCGATGTACGAGGCCGGCGTTGCCGAGATCTACGATTACTCGATGACCGGTCCTGATCCGCTGCGCGAACTGATCCAGCATTTCGGTCTGCAGACGATTCCGATGGATGCCGAGCAGGTCCAGTTCGACGGCGAACTCCTGAACGACGTGCCGGGCATGCGCCGCAAATATGGCGCCAGGACCGCGGACGCGATCGAGGCGTTCCGCAAGCGCTGCGCCAACATGGTGTCGCCGATCGAATATTATGAGGGCGTCGGCGCCCACGACAACGAGCATCCCTGGGCCTACATGACCTGCGAGCAATTGCTCGACAAGGAAGTCGACGATCCCATCGCCAAGCGCTTCTTCAAGGTGATGGCGCGTTCCGATCTCGCGACCGAAAGCCACAACACCAACGGGCTGAATGCGCTGAAGAATTTTGTGATGGACGTCGACGGCTATATCGGCCTGTACTCGATCCAGAACGGCAACGAACAGCTGATCGATTGCCTGAAGTCCGAGGTCGAGGCGGACATCCAGCTCAACCACCGGGTTCTCAAGGTCGGCAAGACCGAAGGCGGCCGCTACCAGCTCAACATGATGAACGGCAAGGGGCCGGAGACGCGGGATTTCGATCTCGTCGTGATGTGCCTGCCGCATTCCTGGCTCGCCACCATGCGCTGGGACGGCGAAGAGCTGCGCAAGTCGATGGTCAAGCATGTTGCTTACTTCGACCGGCCGGCGCATTACCTGCGCGTCTCGATCCTGTTCGACGAGCCGTTCTGGGGCGAGAAGATCCCGGGCGCCTGGTTCATGTCGGAAGCGTTCGGCGGCTGCTGCGTCTACAACGAAGGCGCGCGCCACGATGTCGGCAAGCACGGGGTGTTGAACTGGCTGATCGCCGGCTCCGACGCGCTGGCGTTCGCCAATCTGAGTGACCAGGAACTGATCGACGCCGCGCTGAAATCGCTGCCGGCTTCGCTCGGCGATGCCCGTGAGCATTTCGTCGAGGGCAAGACCCATCGCTGGCTGTCGTCGGTGAATGCGCTGCCAGGCGGGTTGCCGGCGCGCGATATCATGACCAATCACCGCCCCGAGCCGAAAGCGCATCCGGGGCTGGTCGTGGTCGGTGACTATCTGTTCGACTCGACGCTGAACGGACTGCTCGACTCCTCCGATGCCGCCACCGACATCATCGTCACCGAGATGATGCGGCTGCGTCGCGCCCGCTCACAGGACGGCAAGCTGCTGTCGGACAAGATCGACCGCGGCTATTTCGAGAATTATCGCGGGCTCGGTCCCTACAGCGAAGTCTGGAGCCAGTTTACCGATCCCGCTTACCTGACGGATTTGATCAAGATCGTCTGGAACCGGGCCAAGGGCTACAAGCTGCTGGTCGCGGGCTCCGCCAGCGGCGAACTGGTCGGGGCGCTGCGTGAACGCGGCATCGATGCATGGGGCATCGAAAACAACCGCGCGATCCACGCCAGGACGCCGAAGGCTTTGAAGAAATTCAACAAGCTCGGCTCGATCGTGGATCTGCCGTTCAAGGACGGCGAATTCGATTTCGTGTTTGAGACCAGCCTGTGCCATGTCGCGGAAAAGCAAGTCGTCCGCGCGGTGCGCGAACTGAACCGCGTGATGAAGACCGGCCTGGTGTTCGGATCGGTGACCTCGGATATGGCGCCGGGGCTGATCGATCGCTACGACCTGTTGCGCGGGGTGAAGAAGCTCGGCACCTGGTGGGAGTGGTCGGAGTTGTTCTTCGGTAACGGATTCGACCTCTCGATGCATCGCCGCGACACCACCGACGCGTTGTGGGCGGCGACGCTCGCCGCCAACAAGGGGCCGGGGCACTGGTACGCGGACTCCGACAGCCTGCGCTATTCGTTCTTTGACAAGGTCGAATCGGACGAGTAA
- the rpoC gene encoding DNA-directed RNA polymerase subunit beta', whose translation MNQEIMNLFNPTTPAQVFDQIRISIASPEKILSWSYGEIKKPETINYRTFKPERDGLFCARIFGPIKDYECLCGKYKRMKYKGIICEKCSVEVTLSRVRRERMGHIELAAPVAHIWFLKSLPSRIGLLLDMTLKDLERILYFEYYVVLEPGLTALKDRQLLSEDEYLKAQDEYGQDSFTAMIGAEAIRELLKGLELEKLEVSLRAEMHETESDIKHKKLAKRLKIVEAFRYSGNKPEWMILTVVPVIPPDLRPLVPLDGGRFATSDLNDLYRRVINRNNRLKRLMELRAPDIIIRNEKRMLQEAVDALFDNGRRGRVITGANKRPLKSLADMLKGKQGRFRQNLLGKRVDYSGRSVIVVGPELRLHQCGLPKKMALELFKPFIYSRLDAKGLSTTVKQAKKLVEKERPEVWDILDEVIREHPVLLNRAPTLHRLGIQAFEPVLIEGKAIQLHPLVCAAFNADFDGDQMAVHVPLSLEAQLEARVLMMSTNNILHPANGQPIIVPSQDIVLGLYYLSIMREGLPGEGKIFGDMAELEHALHSKVIHLHTKIKFRWEGSDENGKQARRWIETTAGRVMLGNVLPKSSKISYEIINKLMTKREISGVIDQVYRHCGQKETVIFCDRIMALGFYNAFKAGISFGKDDMVVPHSKWKIVDTTRALAKDFEQQYNDGLITHGEKYNKVVDAWSKATEEIAKEMMKEISSTKKTPKGADADINSIYMMAHSGARGSPAQMRQLAGMRGLMAKPSGEIIETPIISNFKEGLSVLEYFNSTHGARKGLADTALKTANSGYLTRRLVDVAQDCIITQDDCGTKLGIKMRAIIDAGTVVASLASRILGRTAGEDLRDPATNKVVVKRGTLMEEMHVDAIQQAGIQEVKIRSALTCELVNGICGKCYGRDLARGTPVNHGEAVGVIAAQSIGEPGTQLTMRTFHIGGAAQINEQSFVESNFDGKVTIKNKAIARNSEGHLVAMVRNMVFAITDADGTERATHRIQYGARVHVDEGDMVKRGQRIAEWDPYSRPVLTEVEGTIGFEDLVEGQSISETLDESTGIAKRVVIDWRASRGGADLRPAIVVKGKDGKVLKLARGGDARYMLSVDAILSVDVGAKVKSGDILARISTESAKTRDITGGLPRVAELFEARKPKDAAIIAEIAGTIRFGRDYKNKRRISIEPMDKTEETREYLIPKGKHIHLQDGDIVEKGDFIVEGNPAPHDILAIKGIEELAAYLVNEIQEVYRLQGVLINDKHIEVIVRQMLQKVEVTDQGDTDMISGEQVDKIEFDVLNAKAKEEGKKIATGTPVLLGITKASLQTRSFFSAASFQETTRVLTEAAVNGKVDPLEGLKENVIVGRLIPAGTGASMAKIREVAVKRDKLILDEREKQAAIVPAAPEVEPLALPPAE comes from the coding sequence ATGAATCAAGAAATTATGAATCTCTTCAATCCGACGACACCGGCGCAGGTCTTCGACCAGATCCGGATTTCGATCGCGTCTCCGGAGAAGATTCTGTCCTGGTCCTACGGCGAGATCAAGAAGCCGGAGACCATCAATTACCGCACCTTCAAGCCGGAGCGTGACGGCCTGTTCTGCGCGCGCATCTTCGGGCCGATCAAGGACTACGAGTGCCTGTGCGGCAAGTACAAGCGGATGAAGTACAAGGGCATCATCTGCGAAAAGTGCTCGGTCGAAGTGACGCTGTCGCGGGTCCGGCGCGAGCGCATGGGCCATATCGAACTGGCGGCGCCGGTTGCGCACATCTGGTTCCTGAAGTCGCTGCCGTCGCGCATCGGCCTGCTGCTCGACATGACGCTGAAGGATCTCGAGCGGATTCTGTATTTTGAATATTACGTCGTTCTCGAGCCCGGTTTGACCGCGCTCAAGGACCGTCAGCTGTTGTCGGAAGACGAGTACCTGAAGGCGCAGGACGAATACGGCCAGGATTCGTTCACCGCCATGATCGGCGCCGAGGCGATCCGCGAGCTGTTGAAGGGTCTGGAGCTCGAAAAGCTCGAGGTCTCGCTCCGTGCCGAAATGCACGAGACCGAATCCGACATCAAGCACAAGAAGCTCGCCAAGCGCCTGAAGATCGTCGAGGCCTTCCGCTATTCCGGCAACAAGCCGGAGTGGATGATCCTGACCGTGGTGCCGGTGATTCCGCCGGACCTGCGTCCGCTGGTGCCGCTCGACGGCGGCCGCTTTGCGACCTCCGACCTCAACGACCTCTACCGCCGCGTCATCAACCGCAACAACCGCCTGAAGCGGCTGATGGAGCTGCGCGCGCCCGACATCATCATCCGCAACGAAAAGCGCATGCTGCAGGAGGCCGTCGACGCGTTGTTCGACAACGGCCGCCGCGGCCGCGTCATCACCGGCGCCAACAAGCGTCCGCTGAAGTCGCTGGCCGACATGCTCAAGGGCAAGCAGGGCCGCTTCCGGCAGAACCTGCTCGGCAAGCGCGTCGACTATTCCGGCCGTTCGGTGATCGTGGTCGGTCCCGAGCTGCGGCTGCATCAGTGCGGCCTGCCGAAGAAGATGGCGCTCGAACTGTTCAAGCCGTTCATCTATTCGCGGCTCGACGCCAAGGGTCTGTCCACCACGGTGAAGCAGGCCAAGAAGCTGGTCGAAAAAGAGCGTCCAGAGGTCTGGGACATCCTCGACGAGGTGATCCGCGAGCATCCGGTGCTGCTGAACCGCGCGCCGACCCTGCATCGCCTCGGCATTCAGGCGTTCGAGCCGGTGCTGATCGAAGGCAAGGCGATCCAGCTGCATCCGCTGGTTTGCGCGGCGTTCAACGCCGACTTCGACGGCGACCAGATGGCCGTGCACGTTCCGCTGTCGCTGGAAGCGCAGCTGGAAGCGCGCGTGCTGATGATGTCGACCAACAACATTCTGCATCCGGCGAACGGCCAGCCGATCATCGTGCCGTCGCAGGACATCGTGCTCGGCCTGTATTACCTGTCGATCATGCGCGAAGGCCTGCCCGGCGAGGGCAAGATCTTCGGCGACATGGCCGAGCTCGAGCATGCCCTGCATTCGAAGGTCATCCACCTCCACACCAAGATCAAGTTCCGGTGGGAAGGCTCGGACGAGAACGGCAAGCAGGCCAGGCGCTGGATTGAGACCACCGCGGGCCGCGTCATGCTCGGCAACGTGCTGCCGAAATCGTCCAAGATTTCGTACGAAATCATCAACAAGCTGATGACCAAGCGCGAAATCTCCGGCGTGATCGACCAGGTCTATCGGCACTGCGGCCAGAAGGAGACCGTGATCTTCTGCGATCGCATCATGGCGCTCGGCTTCTACAACGCGTTCAAGGCCGGCATCTCGTTCGGCAAGGACGACATGGTCGTGCCGCACAGCAAGTGGAAGATCGTCGATACGACGCGTGCGCTGGCGAAGGATTTCGAGCAGCAGTACAATGACGGTCTGATCACCCATGGCGAGAAGTACAACAAGGTGGTCGACGCCTGGTCGAAGGCGACCGAAGAAATCGCCAAGGAGATGATGAAGGAAATCTCCTCGACCAAGAAGACGCCGAAGGGCGCCGACGCCGACATCAACTCGATCTACATGATGGCGCATTCGGGCGCGCGCGGTTCGCCGGCGCAGATGCGTCAGCTCGCCGGTATGCGCGGCCTGATGGCGAAGCCGTCGGGTGAGATCATCGAAACGCCGATCATTTCCAACTTCAAGGAAGGTCTGTCGGTGCTCGAATACTTCAACTCGACCCACGGCGCCCGCAAGGGCCTCGCGGACACCGCGTTGAAGACCGCGAACTCGGGCTATCTGACCCGTCGTCTGGTCGACGTCGCGCAGGACTGCATCATCACGCAGGACGATTGCGGCACCAAGCTCGGCATCAAGATGCGCGCCATCATCGATGCCGGCACCGTGGTTGCGTCGCTGGCGTCCCGCATTCTCGGCCGCACCGCGGGCGAGGATCTGCGCGATCCCGCGACCAACAAGGTCGTGGTCAAGCGCGGCACGCTGATGGAAGAAATGCATGTCGACGCCATCCAGCAGGCCGGCATCCAGGAAGTGAAGATTCGCTCGGCGCTGACCTGCGAACTCGTCAACGGCATCTGCGGCAAGTGCTACGGCCGCGATCTGGCCCGCGGCACGCCGGTCAACCATGGCGAGGCGGTCGGCGTCATCGCGGCGCAATCGATCGGCGAGCCCGGTACGCAGTTGACGATGCGCACGTTCCACATCGGCGGCGCGGCGCAGATCAACGAACAGTCGTTCGTGGAGTCGAACTTCGACGGCAAGGTGACCATCAAGAACAAGGCCATCGCAAGGAACAGCGAAGGCCACCTGGTCGCGATGGTCCGCAACATGGTGTTTGCGATCACCGATGCCGACGGCACCGAGCGTGCGACCCACCGCATTCAGTACGGCGCGCGCGTGCACGTCGATGAAGGCGATATGGTCAAGCGCGGCCAGCGCATCGCGGAATGGGACCCGTACTCACGGCCGGTTCTCACCGAAGTCGAGGGCACCATCGGGTTCGAGGATCTGGTCGAAGGCCAGTCGATCTCGGAAACGCTCGACGAATCCACCGGTATCGCCAAGCGCGTCGTCATTGACTGGCGTGCGTCGCGGGGCGGGGCGGATCTGCGTCCGGCCATCGTGGTCAAGGGCAAGGACGGCAAGGTGCTGAAGCTCGCACGTGGCGGCGATGCCCGCTACATGCTGTCGGTCGACGCCATTCTGTCGGTCGACGTCGGCGCCAAGGTCAAGTCCGGCGACATCCTGGCGCGTATCTCGACCGAGAGCGCCAAGACCCGCGACATCACCGGCGGTCTGCCGCGGGTGGCCGAACTGTTCGAGGCCCGCAAGCCAAAGGACGCGGCGATCATCGCGGAAATCGCGGGCACCATCCGCTTTGGCCGCGACTACAAGAACAAGCGCCGCATCTCGATTGAGCCGATGGACAAGACCGAGGAGACCCGCGAGTACCTGATCCCGAAAGGCAAGCACATCCATCTGCAGGACGGCGACATCGTCGAAAAGGGCGATTTCATCGTCGAAGGCAATCCGGCGCCGCACGACATCCTGGCGATCAAGGGCATCGAGGAACTCGCAGCCTATCTGGTCAACGAAATCCAGGAGGTCTACCGGCTGCAGGGCGTGCTCATCAACGACAAGCACATCGAAGTGATTGTCCGTCAGATGCTGCAGAAGGTTGAGGTCACCGACCAGGGCGACACCGACATGATCTCGGGCGAGCAGGTCGACAAGATCGAGTTCGACGTGCTGAACGCCAAGGCCAAGGAAGAGGGCAAGAAGATCGCCACGGGAACGCCGGTTCTGCTCGGCATCACCAAGGCGAGCCTGCAGACCCGCTCATTCTTCTCGGCGGCCTCGTTCCAGGAGACCACCCGCGTGCTCACCGAAGCCGCCGTCAACGGCAAGGTGGACCCGCTGGAAGGCCTCAAGGAGAACGTCATTGTCGGCCGGCTGATCCCGGCGGGCACCGGCGCTTCGATGGCCAAGATTCGCGAAGTCGCGGTCAAGCGCGACAAGCTGATTCTAGACGAGCGCGAGAAGCAGGCCGCGATCGTGCCGGCTGCTCCCGAAGTGGAACCGCTGGCGCTGCCGCCGGCGGAATAA
- a CDS encoding ABC transporter ATP-binding protein, with protein MAPKPPSSDDRDPAVAGDPELAKKFATGTDSAGAAPPGKAAASSPPDDDDDEDDEDDEPELDDDDDDEDLVVFTAKEAAGALATTYGFVKPFLINYKKLLAFVGFGVLVETLFNVFMPLSLKFLIDDALGEEDFQALYIILGVLAVAGIVTSIVAVWYERRDARLAACVISDVRNRLFEHVQNLPSAYFARTKRGEILSRFSIDLSAFEGSIKSFANSAALPFFELIAGILLLLFLNWQLAVVSLLVFPITLIGPRILTPKAVQANYEQKLNESALLGMVQENVAAQAVVKAFSLQRRTLGWFTMRNREVRLKTTSAGFLSTMVERTVTISVLLLHLVVLAIGAYLATKGQITIGTFVTFESAFWEVSYNIAHIMHFIPVSIQSAAAVRHIQELLDEPTRGADRPGAPDLPRITNDITFDHVTFQYDGSQTPVLDNLSLKLNVGKSIAIVGPSGSGKSTLLNLILRLYVADEGRVSIDGVDIRRVTRESLRRSMAVVFQENMLFNMSIRENIRLGKEGASDEEVVEAARKAEIHRYIMSLPQKYDTPVGERGDTLSGGQRQRIAIARAIIRNPSVLLLDEATSALDQTTEAAINRTLLKVAKGRTMIWSTHRLTSVVDMDEIIVISGGKAIERGSHAKLLAANGVYRKLWDDQGHAPHNAAGQADDDSDDDDDEDDDDEE; from the coding sequence ATGGCGCCAAAGCCTCCTTCTTCGGATGATCGGGATCCTGCTGTCGCGGGTGATCCCGAGCTTGCGAAGAAGTTTGCGACCGGCACCGATTCCGCCGGCGCGGCACCGCCCGGCAAGGCGGCCGCGTCGTCGCCGCCCGATGACGATGACGACGAGGATGACGAAGACGACGAACCGGAGCTCGACGACGATGATGATGACGAGGATCTCGTCGTCTTCACCGCCAAGGAAGCCGCCGGCGCGCTGGCTACGACCTACGGCTTCGTCAAGCCGTTCCTGATCAATTACAAGAAGCTGTTGGCATTCGTCGGTTTCGGCGTCCTGGTCGAGACGCTGTTCAACGTCTTCATGCCGCTGAGCCTGAAATTCCTGATCGACGACGCGCTCGGCGAAGAGGATTTTCAGGCTCTCTACATAATCCTCGGCGTGCTCGCGGTCGCGGGCATCGTCACCTCGATCGTCGCGGTCTGGTACGAGCGGAGGGATGCGCGGCTGGCGGCGTGCGTCATTTCCGACGTGCGAAACCGGCTGTTCGAGCACGTCCAGAATTTGCCGTCGGCCTATTTTGCACGCACCAAGCGCGGCGAGATTCTCTCGCGTTTCTCGATCGACCTCTCGGCCTTCGAGGGCTCGATCAAAAGCTTTGCCAACAGTGCGGCCCTGCCGTTTTTCGAACTGATCGCCGGCATCCTCCTGCTGCTTTTCTTGAACTGGCAGCTCGCGGTGGTGTCGCTGCTGGTGTTTCCGATCACGCTGATCGGCCCGCGGATCCTGACGCCGAAGGCGGTGCAGGCCAATTACGAGCAGAAGCTCAACGAATCCGCGCTGCTCGGCATGGTGCAGGAAAACGTTGCGGCGCAGGCGGTGGTGAAGGCGTTCAGCCTCCAGCGCCGCACGCTCGGCTGGTTCACCATGCGCAACCGGGAGGTGCGCCTGAAAACCACCTCTGCCGGGTTCCTGTCGACCATGGTGGAACGCACCGTCACGATCTCGGTGCTGTTGCTGCACCTCGTGGTGCTGGCGATCGGCGCCTATCTCGCCACCAAGGGCCAGATCACCATCGGTACCTTCGTCACCTTCGAGAGCGCGTTCTGGGAGGTGTCCTACAACATTGCCCACATCATGCATTTCATTCCGGTGTCGATCCAGTCGGCGGCGGCGGTGCGCCACATCCAGGAATTGCTCGACGAGCCGACGCGAGGCGCCGATCGTCCGGGGGCGCCCGATCTGCCGCGCATCACCAACGACATCACCTTCGATCACGTCACCTTCCAGTATGACGGCAGCCAGACGCCGGTGCTCGACAATCTCAGCCTCAAGCTCAATGTCGGAAAAAGCATCGCGATCGTCGGCCCCAGCGGCTCCGGCAAGAGCACGCTGCTCAATCTGATCCTGCGCCTCTACGTGGCGGATGAAGGGCGCGTCAGCATCGACGGCGTCGATATCCGCCGCGTAACCCGCGAATCGCTGCGGCGGAGCATGGCGGTGGTGTTCCAGGAGAACATGCTGTTCAACATGTCGATCCGCGAGAACATCCGGCTCGGCAAGGAAGGCGCCAGCGACGAAGAGGTGGTGGAGGCGGCGCGAAAAGCCGAGATCCATCGCTACATCATGAGCCTGCCGCAGAAATACGACACGCCGGTCGGCGAGCGCGGCGACACGCTGTCGGGCGGCCAGCGCCAGCGCATCGCGATTGCGCGCGCGATCATCCGCAATCCGTCCGTGCTGCTGCTCGATGAAGCAACCTCCGCGCTGGACCAGACCACGGAAGCCGCGATCAATCGCACGCTGTTGAAGGTGGCGAAGGGACGCACCATGATCTGGTCGACCCATCGCCTGACCTCGGTGGTCGATATGGACGAGATCATCGTGATCTCCGGCGGCAAGGCGATCGAGCGCGGCTCGCACGCAAAATTGCTCGCCGCCAACGGCGTCTATCGCAAATTATGGGACGACCAGGGCCATGCGCCGCACAACGCCGCCGGTCAGGCGGACGATGACAGCGACGATGATGACGACGAAGATGATGACGACGAGGAATGA